CCAGCCCGTCTCGCCGGCGTCCGCGTCGCCGCGCCGCACGGCGATGGGCACCAGGTCCGGCTGGATCCTGCCGTCCGCGTACGCCTTCGCGGCCTTCTCCTGGCTGCGCACGGCGTACTCGTCCGCGCGCGCCTTGGTCAGGTGCGGGAAGCGGTCGTGCAGGTTCTCCGCGGTCATGCCCATGAACAGCGCCGACTCGTCCACCAGGCGCTCGGCGACGAAGCGCGGGTTCGGGTCGACCGCCTCGCCCATCGGGTGCCGGCCCATGTGCTCCACGCCGCCCGCGATGGCGATGTCCGCCGCGCCGAAGGCGACCGCGCCCGCCGTCGACGTCACGGCGGTCAGCGCCCCCGCGCACATGCGGTCGATCGCGTAGCCGGGCACGCTCGTGGGCAGCCCGGCCAGGATGGCGGCGGTGCGCCCGATGGTCAGGCCCTGGTCGCCGATCTGCGTGGTCGCGGCCACGGCCACGTCGTCCACGCGCTCGGGCGGCAGTTGCGGATTGCGGCGCAGCAGCTCACGGATGCACTTGATGACCAGGTCGTCGGCGCGGGTCTCGTGATAGATGCCCTTCGGTCCGGCTTTGCCGAACGGGGTGCGGACGCCGTCGACGAAAACGACGTCCCTGACGGTACGCGGCACGATGGCTTCTCCTCCACGCCGAGAACAATGAGGCCCCACCCATGCTACCCACCGGTAACCGAGTGGCAAGGCGCGGCCCGTTCCCCGTGGTGATCCCCGCCCGGCGATTCGCGGGCGGCAGGCCCGGGGGAGCCCAGGGAGAACGGCGCCCCGGGAGTCAGGCGCGGGCGGTCAGCGCCCGCGCCAGCGGCTGCGTGGTCTCGGCGATCTGCCACTCGCGCGCGCCCAGGGCGCGCAGGGCCTCCGCGACCGATTCCGGCCCGCCGTCGGCGGGCGGCTCCCAGCACAGCCTGCGGACCACGTCGGGCGCCAGCAGGTTCTCCTGCGGCAGCCTCAGCTCCTCCGCGTGCGCCGTCACCGCGGCCCGCGCCGCGCTCAGGCGGGCCGCCGCGACGGGGTCCTTCTCCTGCCAGGCCCGCGGCGGCGGGGGACCGGAACCCGGCTGCCCCGGCTGGGGCAGCTCGTCCTCCGGCAGGGCCCTGGCCCGGTCGACGGCCGCCTGCCAGTGCGTCAGCTGCTTGCGGCCCATCCGGTGGCCGAACCCCTGGAGCCCGGCGAGCGCCCTGACGTCCGCGGGCGCCGCCTGGGCCGCGGCGATGATCGCCGCGTCGCTCAGCACCTTCCCCGGGGACAGGTCCCTGCGCTGGGCCACCTGGTCCCGCGCCGTCCACAGCTCCCGCACGATCGCGAGCTGCCGGCGGCGCCTGACCTTGTGCACCCCGGAGGTGCGGCGCCAGGGGTCCTTGCGCGGCTGCGGGGGCGGAGCGGCGGCGATCGCCGCGAACTCCTCAAGTGCCCACTCCAGCTTGCCCTGCCGGGCCAGGTCCTCCTCAAGCGCGTCCCTGAGGTCGACCAGCAGCTCCACGTCGAGGGCCGCGTACCGCAGCCACGGCTCGGGCAGCGGCCGGGTCGACCAGTCGACGGCCGAGTGCCCCTTCTCCAGCGAGTAGCCGAGCACCGTCTCCACCATCACGCCGAGGCCGACCCGGGCGAACCCGGCCAGCCGCCCGGCCAGCTCGGTGTCGAACAGCCGGCTCGGCACCATGCCTATGTCCCGCAGGCACGGCAGGTCCTGCGTCGCCGCGTGCAGCACCCACTCGGCGTCCGCGAGCGCCCGGCCGAGCGGGCCGAGGTCGGGGCAGGCCACGGGGTCGATCAGCGCCGTGCCCGCGCCGGCCCGGCGCAGTTGCACCAGGTAGGCGCGCTGCCCGTAGCGGTAGCCCGACGCGCGCTCGGCGTCCACGGCCACCGGGCCGCTGCCCGCCGCGAACGCGGCGACCACCCCGGCGAGACCCGCCTCGTCCGCGATGACCGGCGGAACGCCCTCGCGCGGCGCCAGCAGGGGGACCGGCGCAGGGCCCGACGGCTCGGAGGGGGCGAGTCCGGTATCTGCTGCGGCGGTCTGCTGGGCGTCGGTCACCTGTCAAGGGTAACTGTTCGGCTCATTCATGTGACCAGGGGTGACCCCCGGCTCACCCAGAGCGCGAAAACCCCGGCGCCCCGCGGAACCGGGGGACGCCGGGGTGCCGGCCGGAGGCCGGAGGCGTTCAGTGGATGATGCCGGTCCGCAGCGCGACGGCGACCATGCCGGCCCGGTCGCCCGTGCCCAGCTTGCGGGCGATGCGCGCCAGGTGGCTCTTCACCGTGAGGGCGGAGAGCCCCATCGACACGCCGATGGC
Above is a genomic segment from Streptomyces marincola containing:
- a CDS encoding thiolase family protein — protein: MPRTVRDVVFVDGVRTPFGKAGPKGIYHETRADDLVIKCIRELLRRNPQLPPERVDDVAVAATTQIGDQGLTIGRTAAILAGLPTSVPGYAIDRMCAGALTAVTSTAGAVAFGAADIAIAGGVEHMGRHPMGEAVDPNPRFVAERLVDESALFMGMTAENLHDRFPHLTKARADEYAVRSQEKAAKAYADGRIQPDLVPIAVRRGDADAGETGWGLATEDEPMRPGTTLEGLASLKTPFRPHGRITAGNSAGLNDGATASVIAAEDVARELDLPVKMRLVSFAFAGVEPEVMGFGPVPATEKALAKAGLGIGDIGLFEINEAFAVQVLAFLDHYGIADDDPRVNQYGGAIAFGHPLASSGVRLMTQLARQFEDQPQVRYGLTTMCVGFGMGASVIWENPHWEGK
- a CDS encoding HRDC domain-containing protein; translation: MTDAQQTAAADTGLAPSEPSGPAPVPLLAPREGVPPVIADEAGLAGVVAAFAAGSGPVAVDAERASGYRYGQRAYLVQLRRAGAGTALIDPVACPDLGPLGRALADAEWVLHAATQDLPCLRDIGMVPSRLFDTELAGRLAGFARVGLGVMVETVLGYSLEKGHSAVDWSTRPLPEPWLRYAALDVELLVDLRDALEEDLARQGKLEWALEEFAAIAAAPPPQPRKDPWRRTSGVHKVRRRRQLAIVRELWTARDQVAQRRDLSPGKVLSDAAIIAAAQAAPADVRALAGLQGFGHRMGRKQLTHWQAAVDRARALPEDELPQPGQPGSGPPPPRAWQEKDPVAAARLSAARAAVTAHAEELRLPQENLLAPDVVRRLCWEPPADGGPESVAEALRALGAREWQIAETTQPLARALTARA